A single genomic interval of Lathyrus oleraceus cultivar Zhongwan6 chromosome 7, CAAS_Psat_ZW6_1.0, whole genome shotgun sequence harbors:
- the LOC127105570 gene encoding tubulin beta-1 chain gives MREILHVQAGQCGNQIGGKFWEVMCDEHGIDPSGSYVGNSPLQLERVNVYYNEASGGRYVPRAVLMDLEPGTMDSLRCGPFGKIFRPDNFVFGQNGAGNNWAKGHYTEGAELIDSVLDVVRKEAENCDCLQGFQICHSLGGGTGSGMGTLLISKIREEYPDRMMLTFSVFPSPKVSDTVVEPYNATLSVHQLVENADECMVLDNEALYDICFRTLKLTNPSFGDLNHLISTTMSGVTCCLRFPGQLNSDLRKLAVNLIPFPRLHFFMVGFAPLTSRGSQQYSSLTIPELTQQMWDARNMMCAADPRHGRYLTASAMFRGKMSTKEVDQQMINVQNKNSSYFVEWIPNNVKSSVCDIPPTGLSMSSTFMGNSTSIQEMFRRVSEQFTVMFKRKAFLHWYTAEGMDEMEFTEAESNMNDLVAEYQQYQDAVAVEDGEVDEEEDEEDIA, from the exons ATGAGAGAAATCCTTCATGTACAAGCTGGTCAATGTGGAAATCAAATTGGTGGAAAGTTTTGGGAGGTTATGTGTGATGAACATGGGATAGATCCTTCTGGAAGTTATGTAGGAAACTCACCCCTTCAACTTGAGAGGGTGAATGTTTACTACAATGAAGCAAGTGGTGGAAGATATGTTCCTAGAGCTGTTCTTATGGATCTTGAACCAGGTACTATGGATAGTTTGCGCTGCGGTCCGTTCGGAAAAATATTTAGGCCCGATAACTTCGTGTTCGGACAAAATGGAGCTGGTAATAATTGGGCTAAAGGACATTATACCGAAGGAGCCGAGCTTATTGATTCTGTCCTCGATGTTGTTCGTAAAGAAGCCGAGAATTGTGATTGCTTGCAAG GTTTTCAAATTTGTCATTCATTGGGAGGTGGAACTGGATCAGGAATGGGTACTTTGCTCATTTCAAAGATCAGAGAAGAGTATCCTGATAGAATGATGTTGACTTTCTCAGTGTTTCCTTCTCCGAAGGTCTCTGATACAGTCGTGGAACCCTACAATGCAACTCTCTCAGTTCATCAACTAGTTGAGAATGCTGATGAATGCATGGTTCTTGATAATGAAGCACTCTATGATATCTGTTTCAGAACTCTCAAGCTCACTAATCCAAGTT TTGGTGATTTGAACCATTTGATCTCAACAACAATGAGTGGAGTAACGTGTTGCCTTCGATTTCCCGGCCAACTCAACTCGGATCTTCGAAAACTAGCGGTTAATCTCATTCCTTTCCCACGTCTACACTTTTTCATGGTTGGTTTTGCGCCCTTAACATCAAGGGGTTCTCAACAATACAGTTCCCTCACAATTCCAGAACTGACACAACAAATGTGGGATGCAAGAAACATGATGTGTGCTGCAGATCCAAGACATGGTAGATACTTAACAGCCTCGGCAATGTTCCGCGGCAAAATGAGCACGAAAGAAGTTGATCAACAGATGATAAATGTTCAGAACAAGAACTCGTCTTACTTCGTCGAATGGATACCGAACAATGTGAAATCAAGTGTCTGTGACATTCCGCCAACGGGACTGTCGATGTCTTCGACGTTTATGGGGAATTCGACGTCGATACAAGAGATGTTTAGGCGTGTTTCGGAACAGTTTACTGTTATGTTTAAGAGAAAGGCTTTCTTGCATTGGTATACTGCTGAAGGTATGGATGAAATGGAGTTTACTGAGGCTGAGAGTAATATGAATGATTTGGTTGCTGAGTATCAACAATATCAAGATGCTGTTGCAGTGGAAGATGGTGAGGTtgatgaagaggaagatgaggagGACATTGCTTAG
- the LOC127102023 gene encoding probable 6-phosphogluconolactonase 4, chloroplastic gives FNLHLSNSCTLQSSLFCAQKPNPLSLRTSILPTQVGNKIVYHPLRKNNKVFSPNRCVGKIEASLKWEKGYKNVEVFSKEHLAVSLAYDVAQLSTKFTKERGAFTVALSGGSLIKYLRKLVDSSYAETIDWSKWHVFWVDERVVPKDNLESNYKLANDGFLSKVPIPPLNVYSIDDSLPPDGAADVYETTLRRLVTSNVIATSTNGLPKFDLMLLGMGPDGHVASLFPGHPLLNEDQKWISFLNDSPKQPPERITFTFPVINTSSNVAMVVTREFTTSSKDGRRGRALEQNVPYSSDLLALQPSIQRSQEQTPTSKDLLALQPSIQRLA, from the exons TTCAATCTACATTTGTCTAATTCATGCACTCTCCAAAGTAGTTTATTTTGTGCACAAAAACCAAATCCACTATCACTAAGGACATCAATTTTACCAACACAAGTTGGGAACAAAATTGTTTATCATCCTCTAAGGAAGAATAATAAAGTGTTTTCACCCAATAGATGTGTGGGGAAAATAGAGGCATCACTTAAGTGGGAAAAGGGTTATAAGAATGTTGAGGTTTTCAGTAAGGAACATCTTGCTGTGTCCTTGGCTTATGATGTTGCTCAACTTTCTACCAAGTTTACCAAAGAAAGAGGTGCTTTCACGGTTGCTTTGTCTGGTGGATCTTTGATCAAGTACCTTAG GAAATTGGTTGATTCGTCATATGCTGAAACCATAGATTGGTCAAAATGGCATGTTTTCTGGGTTGACGAGAGGGTTGTCCCAAAGGATAACTTAGAAAGTAATTATAAGCTTGCCAATGATGGATTTCTCTCCAAG GTGCCAATTCCCCCTCTCAATGTTTATTCTATTGATGATTCCCTACCACCTGATGGAGCAGCAGATGTTTATGAGACAACCCTTAGACGCTTGGTTACTAGCAATGTGATAGCCACATCAACCAATGGGTTACCAAAATTTGATCTCATGCTTCTAGGTATGGGTCCGGATGGACATGTTGCATCTTTATTCCCGGGTCATCCTCTTCTCAATGAGGATCAGAAATGGATTTCTTTCCTCAATGACTCACCAAAACAACCACCAGAGAGAATCACTTTCACATTTCCAGTGATCAATACTTCTTCCAATGTAGCAATGGTGGTTACCAGAGAATTCACAACAAGTTCAAaagatggaagaagaggaagagCATTAGAGCAGAACGTACCGTATTCAAGTGATCTCCTTGCGCTGCAACCTTCGATTCAACGTTCGCAAGAGCAAACCCCCACTTCGAAGGATCTCCTTGCGCTGCAACCTTCGATTCAACGTTTGGCTTGA